Genomic DNA from Nitrospirota bacterium:
AAGCAGGTATAAAGAGAAGTTTAAAAATCATTTTTTGTATCAAAAATTGTGGAATCAAATAATTCTGTGGAATTTCAGGCCACAACAAATCCAGACCTAAACGGCAATTGCAACCTCTTTACGTCTTTCTCCAGGATGAGGCTGGGTTTTAATAAAACTGTTAATATCTTCAATCACTCTATTGACCAAACGATTGACATCCTCCGCCACACGTCCGGAAATAAAGGATTGACCACATTTAGAGCAGACATCAGCAGAAACATTCTTAATGGTTATCTTGATACCTGACAATTCATAAACTAATTCTGTTTTGCCTGGTTTTATAATGCCTTTACACTCCGGGCAAATTCTTTCTTTAGACATTACTTTTTTCCTCTCTTTCTCCGGCGTTGATAATTGTTTATCCATTCCCCATCGGTCGGAATATACACTGTAGGAATATACATCATCTCTTTATCTGAGTAATCACAAAC
This window encodes:
- a CDS encoding YgiT-type zinc finger protein, with the protein product MDKQLSTPEKERKKVMSKERICPECKGIIKPGKTELVYELSGIKITIKNVSADVCSKCGQSFISGRVAEDVNRLVNRVIEDINSFIKTQPHPGERRKEVAIAV